One Polynucleobacter sp. MG-5-Ahmo-C2 genomic window carries:
- a CDS encoding DNA topoisomerase IV subunit B: MATRKTSEYSESSIQVLKGLEPVRQRPGMYTRTDNPLHIIQEVLDNASDEALGGFGKQIIVTMHADGSVSVEDDGRGIPVGMHPTEKLPVVEIVFTQLHAGGKFEKGSGGAYAFSGGLHGVGVSVTNALSKRLEVTVWRDGQLSTLTFADGKVIEKLKTKPSSKEDKSHGTRVRAWPDGKYFDSSAIPMADLVRLLRSKAVLLPGVKVTLIQEKSGESQTWQYAQGLRGYLNEAIAQAGHGPEVIPPFEGEQYATGTGEDDSFAEGEGAAWVVCWTEDGAPVRESYVNLIPTPAGGTHESGLREGLFNAVKGFIEMHALQPKGVKLMPEDVFARASFILSAKVLDPQFQGQIKERLNSRDAVRLVSGYAKSALELWLNQHVDYGRKLADLVIKQAQARTRAGQKVEKKKSSGVAVLPGKLTDCESQDIAMNEIFLVEGDSAGGSAKMGRNKEYQAILPLRGKVLNTWEAERDRLFANNEVHDIAVAIGVDPHGLNDDPDLSNLRYGKVCILSDADVDGAHIQVLLLTLFYKHFPKLIDLGHVHISRPPLFRVDAPARGKKPAQKIYALDASELQAIEDKLRKDGVKESAWQISRFKGLGEMSAEQLWDTTLNPDTRRLLPVTLGSWTEDETFKTMDMLMGKSESGARRDWLEERGNEVEADI; this comes from the coding sequence ATGGCTACCCGTAAAACTTCCGAATACAGCGAATCGTCGATTCAGGTCCTAAAAGGCCTAGAACCCGTCCGTCAACGGCCGGGAATGTACACCCGAACCGATAATCCCCTCCACATCATCCAGGAGGTCTTGGATAACGCTTCTGACGAAGCTTTAGGTGGATTTGGTAAGCAAATTATTGTGACGATGCATGCTGACGGCAGTGTGAGCGTGGAGGATGATGGTCGAGGCATTCCAGTGGGTATGCATCCCACTGAAAAACTTCCTGTTGTAGAAATTGTATTTACCCAATTGCACGCTGGCGGCAAGTTCGAAAAAGGCTCTGGTGGTGCATATGCATTCTCAGGTGGATTGCATGGTGTTGGTGTTTCTGTAACCAATGCGTTATCGAAACGTTTAGAAGTCACCGTTTGGCGTGATGGACAACTCTCTACCTTGACCTTTGCTGATGGCAAAGTGATTGAGAAGCTCAAAACAAAGCCGTCATCTAAAGAAGATAAATCGCATGGCACACGCGTTCGCGCTTGGCCTGATGGCAAGTATTTCGATAGTTCAGCCATTCCAATGGCGGACCTGGTGCGCCTCCTACGCTCAAAGGCAGTGTTGTTGCCTGGTGTGAAGGTGACACTCATTCAAGAAAAATCTGGCGAGAGCCAAACTTGGCAATATGCTCAGGGCCTACGTGGCTACTTAAATGAAGCGATTGCGCAGGCAGGTCATGGCCCAGAAGTGATTCCACCATTTGAAGGTGAGCAATACGCTACCGGCACAGGTGAAGATGATTCCTTTGCCGAAGGTGAGGGGGCTGCTTGGGTTGTTTGCTGGACTGAAGATGGTGCACCAGTTCGCGAGAGCTACGTTAATTTAATTCCGACACCCGCTGGCGGCACGCACGAAAGTGGTTTGCGCGAAGGCCTATTCAATGCTGTTAAAGGCTTTATCGAAATGCATGCTTTGCAGCCGAAAGGCGTTAAGCTCATGCCCGAAGATGTATTCGCTCGCGCATCTTTTATTTTGTCTGCCAAAGTATTGGATCCTCAATTTCAGGGGCAAATTAAGGAACGCTTAAATTCTCGCGATGCGGTTCGTCTGGTTTCGGGCTATGCAAAGTCTGCATTAGAACTATGGCTCAACCAGCATGTAGATTACGGCCGGAAACTTGCTGACCTGGTGATTAAACAGGCGCAAGCAAGAACAAGAGCTGGTCAAAAAGTGGAGAAGAAGAAGTCATCTGGTGTTGCAGTCCTACCTGGAAAGCTCACCGACTGCGAGAGCCAAGATATCGCCATGAATGAAATCTTTCTCGTTGAGGGTGATTCGGCGGGCGGCTCTGCCAAAATGGGTCGGAACAAAGAATATCAAGCGATCTTGCCATTACGTGGCAAGGTTCTCAATACTTGGGAAGCGGAGCGTGATCGCTTATTTGCCAATAATGAAGTGCATGATATTGCTGTAGCTATCGGCGTAGATCCACATGGCTTAAATGATGACCCTGATTTATCGAACTTGCGTTATGGCAAGGTGTGCATTCTGTCTGATGCTGACGTCGATGGCGCTCACATTCAAGTGCTTTTGCTAACACTGTTCTACAAGCATTTTCCAAAACTCATTGATCTAGGTCATGTGCATATTTCTAGGCCGCCACTCTTCAGGGTGGATGCGCCAGCACGCGGTAAGAAACCAGCGCAAAAGATTTATGCATTAGACGCAAGCGAGTTACAAGCGATTGAAGATAAATTACGCAAAGACGGCGTTAAAGAATCCGCTTGGCAAATCTCCCGCTTTAAGGGCTTAGGTGAGATGAGTGCTGAGCAATTGTGGGATACCACCTTAAACCCCGACACTCGACGCTTATTGCCAGTAACACTGGGCTCTTGGACGGAAGATGAAACGTTTAAAACCATGGATATGTTGATGGGTAAATCCGAATCTGGTGCGAGACGTGATTGGCTGGAAGAGCGCGGCAATGAAGTTGAGGCAGACATTTAA
- a CDS encoding MFS transporter, whose product MNIAAIKPSLTMKQVLIYGGLMVTLSMGIRHGFGLFNLPITSANEWGRETFALTIALQNLIWGAFQPITGALADRYGAFKIMVAGGILYALGLAGMAVSTDIFNFTVAGGLLIGLAQTATTYSVVYGILGRNVPADKRVWAMGIAAAAGSFGQFLMIPAEQGLLSAFGSQDALLLLALMASLMIPTAFMLREKNFVHNNNLGDQTIKQALKEALSNPSFRLLTLGYFVCGFQVVFIAVHLAPYLKDLSAIYPAVGAPAVATTALALIGLFNIFGTYSAGMLGQRFPKRYLLSGIYLGRSIAIIGFLLLPLSPMTTYIFAAIMGFLWLSTIPLTNGIVAQIFGVKYLTMLSGLVFFSHQLGSFCGAFLGGYLFDRTGSYFIVWEIAIALGVFAFLVNLPVKERAIARTANA is encoded by the coding sequence ATGAACATTGCTGCGATCAAGCCATCACTGACCATGAAACAAGTCCTTATTTATGGCGGGCTCATGGTGACACTATCCATGGGCATTCGTCATGGCTTCGGCTTATTTAATTTGCCCATCACCTCGGCCAATGAGTGGGGTAGAGAAACCTTTGCCCTCACTATTGCTTTGCAAAACTTAATTTGGGGTGCCTTTCAGCCCATTACTGGCGCACTGGCTGATCGATATGGCGCATTCAAGATTATGGTGGCTGGCGGCATACTGTATGCACTTGGTTTAGCCGGCATGGCAGTCTCTACCGATATCTTCAACTTCACCGTTGCTGGCGGATTGCTGATTGGTCTAGCGCAAACTGCAACCACTTACAGCGTGGTCTACGGCATCTTAGGTCGCAATGTTCCTGCAGATAAACGCGTTTGGGCGATGGGTATTGCTGCAGCCGCAGGATCCTTTGGTCAATTTCTGATGATTCCGGCTGAGCAAGGTTTATTAAGTGCCTTTGGATCACAAGATGCACTCCTCTTACTAGCATTGATGGCAAGCCTCATGATTCCAACTGCTTTTATGTTGCGTGAGAAAAACTTTGTTCACAATAACAATCTCGGTGATCAAACAATCAAACAGGCTTTAAAAGAAGCTCTTTCTAATCCTAGCTTTCGCTTACTAACCCTGGGCTATTTTGTTTGCGGCTTTCAGGTGGTATTTATTGCGGTTCATCTAGCCCCTTATTTAAAGGATCTTTCTGCAATCTATCCTGCAGTCGGCGCACCTGCAGTAGCGACTACAGCACTTGCACTCATCGGTCTATTTAATATTTTTGGGACCTATAGCGCAGGCATGTTGGGTCAACGTTTTCCAAAGCGCTATCTACTCTCTGGTATTTATTTGGGCAGATCGATTGCCATTATTGGCTTCTTGCTCCTACCATTAAGCCCAATGACCACTTATATCTTTGCAGCCATCATGGGATTCCTGTGGTTATCCACTATCCCGCTCACAAACGGCATTGTTGCGCAGATCTTTGGCGTTAAATACCTTACGATGCTATCGGGTTTAGTGTTCTTTTCGCATCAGCTTGGAAGCTTTTGTGGTGCTTTTCTTGGTGGATACTTGTTTGATCGCACCGGCTCATATTTCATCGTTTGGGAAATTGCCATCGCACTTGGTGTGTTTGCATTTTTGGTGAACTTACCTGTTAAAGAGCGTGCCATCGCTCGCACAGCAAACGCATGA
- a CDS encoding CaiB/BaiF CoA-transferase family protein: protein MGALSHIRVLDLSRVLAGPWCAQNLADLGADVIKVERPGVGDDTRHWGPPFAKDANGQETEESAYFICINRNKRSITVDIAKPEGQEIICKLAAESDVVIENYKVGDLAKYGLDYESLKKVKPDLIYCSITGFGQTGPYAHRPGYDFIIQGMGGFMSVTGEAHDFEGASPQKSGVAIADIFTGMYASSAILAAVIHRDHTGEGQYIDMSLLDTQIAVMANVSSAYLTSGEVPKRWGNASPIIVPYQTFPTSDGWMIVAAGNDGQFRHFVTVGGEAHLANNPLYLNNPLRVQHRKQLIPLLEQMTRKKSKGEWIALLEQANVPCGPINDFKEVFENEQVISRNVQLNVQHPTVGNMKLVASPMKLSKTPTEVRMAPPTLGQHTDEILHERLKLDDDAIKTLHQKGVI, encoded by the coding sequence ATGGGAGCCTTAAGTCATATTCGTGTTTTAGATCTTAGCCGAGTGCTGGCTGGCCCTTGGTGTGCCCAGAACCTGGCCGACCTGGGCGCCGATGTGATCAAAGTTGAGCGTCCCGGGGTCGGAGATGACACCCGTCATTGGGGACCTCCATTTGCCAAAGACGCCAATGGCCAAGAAACCGAAGAATCTGCCTATTTTATTTGCATTAACCGCAATAAACGGTCTATCACGGTAGATATTGCCAAACCCGAAGGTCAGGAAATTATTTGTAAGCTCGCAGCCGAATCCGATGTTGTCATTGAAAACTATAAGGTTGGGGATTTAGCTAAATATGGGCTCGATTATGAGAGCCTCAAAAAAGTGAAGCCTGATTTAATCTATTGCTCCATCACGGGCTTTGGTCAAACTGGTCCCTACGCCCATCGCCCTGGTTACGATTTCATCATCCAAGGCATGGGTGGCTTTATGAGTGTTACGGGTGAAGCCCATGATTTTGAAGGTGCCAGCCCACAAAAATCGGGGGTGGCAATTGCCGATATCTTTACTGGAATGTATGCCTCCTCTGCCATCTTGGCGGCAGTTATTCATCGCGACCACACTGGCGAAGGTCAATACATTGATATGTCTTTGCTCGATACGCAAATTGCCGTAATGGCCAACGTCTCGAGCGCCTACCTCACCTCGGGTGAAGTGCCAAAGCGCTGGGGGAACGCCTCTCCCATCATCGTTCCCTACCAAACCTTCCCAACATCAGATGGCTGGATGATTGTGGCTGCCGGTAATGATGGTCAATTCAGGCATTTCGTCACCGTAGGCGGTGAAGCCCATTTGGCCAATAATCCCTTGTATCTCAATAATCCTCTGCGAGTACAGCATCGTAAGCAATTGATTCCCTTGCTTGAGCAAATGACTCGCAAGAAAAGCAAAGGTGAATGGATTGCATTATTGGAACAAGCCAATGTTCCTTGCGGACCTATTAATGATTTCAAAGAAGTGTTTGAGAATGAGCAAGTCATTTCGCGAAACGTGCAATTGAACGTACAACACCCTACTGTTGGCAATATGAAATTAGTAGCTAGCCCAATGAAGCTTTCTAAAACCCCTACAGAAGTTCGGATGGCGCCCCCCACGCTGGGACAACATACTGACGAGATTTTGCATGAGCGCCTGAAACTAGATGATGATGCAATTAAAACGCTGCACCAAAAAGGAGTCATTTAA
- a CDS encoding thiazole synthase — translation MTVPLPNNLNSADALVLYGESFASRLLLGTSRYPSPQVLENAVQASNPAMITVSLRRQGTSTTEAHSGFWDLLKKMAVPVLPNTAGCHSPQEVITTAQMAREVFETNWIKLELIGDDYTLQPDTLRLVQTAETLIKDGFKVLPYCTEDLILCQRLVDVGCQAVMPWAAPIGTGRGPLNPYAMKLLRARLKVPLLVDAGLGLPSHACTVMEWGFDGVLLNTAVALAEDPVVMAKAFGMAVDAGRAAYLSGAMKPQESAQASTPLVGTPFWHQS, via the coding sequence ATGACAGTACCTTTACCGAATAATCTCAATAGTGCTGACGCTTTGGTTCTTTATGGTGAGAGCTTTGCTAGCCGTTTATTGCTAGGCACCTCTCGCTACCCCTCTCCACAAGTTTTAGAGAATGCGGTGCAAGCTTCTAATCCAGCAATGATTACTGTGAGTTTGCGTCGCCAAGGCACATCAACTACTGAGGCGCATAGTGGCTTTTGGGATCTTCTTAAAAAGATGGCTGTGCCCGTCTTGCCAAATACAGCAGGCTGTCATAGCCCACAAGAAGTGATTACTACCGCACAGATGGCACGCGAGGTTTTTGAAACAAATTGGATTAAGCTGGAACTGATTGGTGATGACTACACCTTGCAGCCAGACACTCTGCGTTTGGTTCAAACCGCTGAGACTTTAATTAAAGATGGTTTCAAAGTATTACCCTATTGCACTGAAGATTTAATTTTGTGCCAGCGCTTAGTCGATGTTGGTTGCCAGGCAGTCATGCCTTGGGCGGCACCAATAGGAACTGGTCGGGGACCCTTAAATCCCTATGCCATGAAGCTATTGCGTGCCCGCCTGAAAGTGCCGCTACTAGTAGATGCGGGTCTTGGTCTCCCATCCCATGCTTGTACTGTGATGGAATGGGGATTTGACGGGGTTCTATTAAATACGGCAGTTGCGCTTGCAGAAGATCCGGTCGTAATGGCCAAAGCGTTTGGCATGGCAGTAGATGCAGGGCGGGCCGCTTATTTATCTGGGGCCATGAAGCCGCAAGAATCTGCTCAAGCAAGTACGCCATTAGTCGGAACTCCTTTTTGGCATCAGAGTTAA
- the thiC gene encoding phosphomethylpyrimidine synthase ThiC: MPSLKSLERDFGQKFAYPASTKTYLQGSRPDVKAPIRMIEQLPTRVGEEMMPNPPVPVYDTSGPYSDPEIVINLEKGLPRLRETWITERKDTVQLAGPSSEYGVARSEDEATQNLRFSHISAPRVAKAGSNVSQMYYARQGIVTPEMEYVALRESMGLEQLRKDPAYKQLLKQHPGKSYGANLPDIVTGEFVRSEIAAGRAIIPANINHPELEPMIIGRNFRVKINGNLGNSAVTSSINEEVEKMVWSIRWGADTIMDLSTGKHIHETREWIIRNSPVPIGTVPIYQALDKTGGIAEDLTWEMFRDTLVEQAEQGVDYFTIHAGVLLRYVPLTADRITGIVSRGGSIMAKWCLAHHKENFLYTKFDEICEIMKAYDVSFSLGDGLRPGCIADSNDAAQFGELHTLGELTAKAWKHDVQVMIEGPGHVPMQRIEENMTEELKHCLEAPFYTLGPLITDIAPGYDHITSGIGAAQIGWYGTAMLCYVTPKEHLGLPDKEDVREGIITYKIAAHGADLAKGLPGAQVRDNALSKARFEFRWEDQFNLGLDPERAREYHDATLPAEGAKIAHFCSMCGPKFCSMKITQEVRDYAATLDADGNPKAKVIPITAEASSDPAKGMEEMSAEFRKRGSEIYQ, translated from the coding sequence ATTCCAAGCTTAAAAAGTTTAGAGCGTGACTTTGGTCAAAAATTTGCATACCCTGCATCTACAAAGACCTATCTACAAGGTTCACGCCCGGATGTGAAGGCTCCGATTCGCATGATCGAGCAATTGCCTACACGTGTTGGTGAAGAGATGATGCCTAATCCACCGGTACCTGTTTATGACACTTCAGGGCCTTATAGCGATCCAGAAATCGTGATCAATCTTGAAAAAGGTTTGCCAAGACTGCGTGAGACTTGGATTACTGAACGTAAGGACACCGTTCAACTCGCTGGCCCGAGCTCTGAGTATGGCGTTGCGCGCTCTGAAGATGAAGCAACCCAAAACTTACGCTTCTCACATATCAGTGCCCCTAGGGTTGCTAAAGCCGGCAGCAATGTCAGTCAGATGTATTACGCTCGCCAAGGGATCGTTACTCCAGAAATGGAATACGTAGCTCTCCGCGAATCTATGGGCCTAGAGCAACTGCGCAAGGATCCTGCATATAAACAACTTTTAAAGCAACATCCTGGTAAGTCTTATGGTGCCAACCTACCGGATATCGTTACCGGTGAATTTGTCCGCTCTGAAATTGCTGCGGGTCGAGCGATCATTCCCGCGAACATCAATCACCCTGAATTAGAACCCATGATTATTGGTCGTAATTTCCGTGTGAAGATTAACGGCAACTTGGGTAACTCTGCAGTCACCTCCTCAATAAATGAGGAAGTAGAAAAAATGGTGTGGTCGATTCGTTGGGGTGCAGACACCATCATGGATCTTTCTACCGGCAAACATATTCATGAAACCCGTGAGTGGATTATTCGCAACTCACCAGTGCCAATTGGTACCGTGCCTATTTATCAAGCCCTAGACAAAACTGGCGGTATTGCAGAAGATCTCACCTGGGAAATGTTCCGGGATACTTTGGTGGAGCAAGCTGAGCAAGGTGTGGATTACTTCACCATTCATGCAGGTGTATTGCTGCGCTACGTACCGCTCACTGCAGATCGCATCACCGGTATTGTGTCTCGCGGTGGATCGATCATGGCGAAGTGGTGCTTAGCGCATCACAAAGAGAACTTCCTGTATACCAAGTTTGATGAGATCTGCGAGATCATGAAAGCCTATGACGTGTCATTCAGTCTAGGTGATGGTTTACGGCCAGGCTGTATTGCAGACTCTAATGATGCTGCCCAGTTTGGTGAACTCCATACCTTGGGTGAACTGACTGCTAAAGCCTGGAAGCATGATGTTCAAGTCATGATTGAAGGCCCTGGTCACGTTCCAATGCAACGCATTGAAGAAAATATGACTGAAGAGCTCAAGCATTGCTTAGAAGCCCCTTTCTATACCCTTGGACCATTGATCACCGATATTGCTCCTGGCTACGATCACATCACCAGCGGTATTGGTGCTGCCCAAATTGGTTGGTACGGTACAGCGATGCTTTGCTATGTGACGCCTAAAGAGCACTTAGGCCTCCCTGATAAGGAAGATGTTCGTGAGGGCATCATCACTTATAAGATTGCTGCACATGGCGCTGACTTAGCCAAAGGTTTGCCTGGCGCACAAGTTCGCGATAATGCTCTGTCTAAAGCGCGTTTTGAGTTCCGCTGGGAAGACCAATTTAATCTTGGTCTGGATCCAGAGCGTGCCCGTGAATACCACGATGCAACCTTGCCTGCCGAGGGCGCCAAGATCGCTCACTTTTGCTCCATGTGCGGACCGAAGTTCTGCTCGATGAAGATCACCCAAGAAGTGCGTGACTACGCTGCAACACTCGATGCTGATGGCAACCCAAAAGCAAAAGTCATTCCGATCACCGCAGAAGCATCTTCAGATCCAGCAAAAGGCATGGAAGAAATGTCGGCAGAGTTTCGTAAGCGTGGCAGCGAAATTTATCAGTAA
- the thiS gene encoding sulfur carrier protein ThiS, translated as MRVIVNQVEYQVPNQSMITDVLALVDAKPPYAVAVNLNFVPKNKHGEFLLNENDQVEVIAPVTGG; from the coding sequence ATGCGCGTGATCGTGAACCAAGTGGAGTATCAAGTTCCCAATCAGAGCATGATCACTGATGTACTTGCTTTGGTTGATGCTAAGCCACCCTATGCTGTGGCCGTAAATCTGAATTTTGTTCCCAAGAACAAGCATGGAGAATTTCTTCTGAATGAGAATGACCAGGTTGAGGTAATCGCTCCTGTGACAGGTGGTTAA
- a CDS encoding NUDIX domain-containing protein codes for MTSLSTSTLAALEEMLQNTARSAPVDFMPIHLFRGPEGEQVIGHLNPEFIPYLQESLKKEPIPLISIGNDCLTIRLARPVDLSASLYKLADKMRAGGFIPGWRNEDFAWIDQNGHKYFRLERAAFRSFGFRSTAAHINGYTQSGLLWLGRRSETKATDPGLLDNIAAGGISADETPWICAKRELWEEAGVPTHIADQVEPVARIHMRRPIAGRGFHDEQLYVYDLELPNNFVPTNHDGEVSGFIEISLAEAAARILADEFTSDAAFVTADYILRRNKYGF; via the coding sequence ATGACTAGCTTATCTACCAGCACACTCGCCGCCCTCGAGGAAATGCTTCAAAACACGGCGCGCTCTGCGCCCGTCGACTTTATGCCAATTCATCTTTTTAGAGGCCCTGAGGGTGAACAGGTGATTGGCCACTTAAATCCAGAATTTATCCCGTATCTTCAAGAGTCTCTTAAAAAAGAGCCTATTCCCCTCATCTCCATTGGAAATGATTGCCTCACTATCCGCTTAGCTCGCCCTGTAGATTTATCTGCCAGCCTTTATAAACTGGCTGACAAAATGCGGGCAGGTGGTTTTATCCCTGGTTGGCGCAACGAAGATTTTGCTTGGATCGATCAAAATGGGCATAAGTACTTTCGTTTAGAGCGTGCAGCATTTCGTAGCTTTGGGTTTCGCAGCACAGCAGCCCATATCAATGGCTATACACAATCGGGTTTGCTGTGGTTGGGTAGACGCAGTGAAACAAAGGCTACCGATCCTGGCCTGTTAGACAACATTGCTGCAGGCGGTATTTCTGCTGATGAGACACCTTGGATTTGTGCAAAACGCGAACTATGGGAAGAGGCTGGTGTACCCACCCATATTGCAGATCAAGTTGAACCAGTTGCTCGCATCCATATGCGCCGCCCAATTGCTGGTCGCGGCTTTCATGATGAGCAACTCTATGTTTATGACTTGGAGCTGCCGAATAACTTTGTGCCCACTAATCATGATGGTGAAGTCAGTGGCTTTATTGAGATATCCCTAGCTGAAGCAGCCGCCCGAATCCTAGCCGATGAATTTACGAGCGACGCCGCATTTGTAACGGCTGACTACATTTTGCGACGCAATAAATACGGCTTCTAG
- a CDS encoding FAD-dependent oxidoreductase, with translation MNSASFSHSKYAIVGGGLMGRLLAVSLAQRGAEVDLFDKGHSDASGAAARIAAAMLAPLAESVITEDSVVRMGIHSLPRWKELINQLSAPVFIQQDGTLILWHRQDASDAERFTAHLERNCRNNASLQLPQKLNNEAIRDLEPGVAARFTQGLFLPNEGQLDNRQLLDALLIELNNLKVHCHWNTEVNPDDLRKDDSYQAVIDCRGTGAKNAWVANSNNTLRGVRGEVVRLYAPEVKLKRPTRLIHPRYPIYIAPKEKDIYVVGATEIESDDLSEMSVRSAMELLSAVYTVHSGFAEARILEMATQCRPTLKNNLPEIRMRKDQGLSDLIMINGLYRHGFMIAPAILDCALELLASGDSNTALDLGLNISKEASNREASLCA, from the coding sequence GTGAATAGCGCATCCTTCTCGCACAGCAAATACGCGATTGTCGGTGGCGGCCTAATGGGCCGTTTACTGGCAGTCTCACTTGCCCAGCGTGGTGCTGAAGTAGATCTTTTTGACAAAGGACACTCAGATGCGAGTGGTGCTGCTGCCAGAATTGCTGCAGCCATGCTAGCCCCGCTGGCAGAATCGGTTATTACTGAAGATTCGGTTGTCCGTATGGGCATTCATAGTCTGCCGCGTTGGAAAGAATTGATCAATCAATTATCAGCGCCAGTATTTATCCAACAAGATGGCACATTGATTTTGTGGCATCGGCAAGATGCTAGTGATGCTGAGCGGTTTACTGCACACCTGGAGCGCAACTGCCGCAATAACGCGTCACTACAACTTCCGCAGAAACTGAATAATGAAGCAATACGTGATCTTGAGCCTGGTGTTGCGGCTCGATTCACACAAGGCTTGTTTTTACCTAATGAGGGGCAACTTGATAATCGCCAGCTTTTAGATGCGCTTCTGATTGAGTTGAATAATCTGAAGGTTCATTGCCACTGGAATACCGAAGTTAATCCAGACGATCTGCGTAAAGATGATTCTTACCAAGCCGTGATCGACTGTCGTGGTACGGGCGCTAAGAATGCTTGGGTCGCGAATAGTAACAATACCTTACGGGGTGTACGCGGTGAAGTTGTGCGCTTATATGCTCCTGAAGTCAAACTCAAGCGCCCTACCCGTTTGATTCATCCGCGCTATCCAATCTATATTGCCCCCAAAGAAAAAGACATTTACGTGGTTGGTGCAACCGAAATCGAATCAGACGATCTGTCCGAGATGAGCGTGCGTTCGGCCATGGAATTACTGAGTGCCGTCTATACCGTTCACAGTGGTTTTGCAGAGGCTCGTATTCTGGAAATGGCAACACAGTGCCGTCCAACCCTGAAAAACAATCTTCCAGAAATTAGAATGCGCAAAGATCAAGGGCTTTCTGATTTGATCATGATCAATGGCTTATATCGCCATGGTTTTATGATTGCCCCAGCCATTCTAGATTGCGCTCTAGAGCTTCTAGCGTCTGGTGACAGCAATACCGCTTTAGACTTAGGCCTGAACATTAGCAAGGAAGCCAGCAATCGAGAGGCTAGCTTATGCGCGTGA